Proteins from one Acropora muricata isolate sample 2 chromosome 9, ASM3666990v1, whole genome shotgun sequence genomic window:
- the LOC136929028 gene encoding actin-like protein 6A, producing MSGGVYGGDEVGGIVFDIGAHSVRAGYAGEDCPKYDVPTFVGTLDEGTKDEIMQTDVPSEEKPKLPEKKYFIDTNSIHLPKENMEIINPVKDGMIEDWDTFEKILDYIYAKDIKSESSLHPVLMSEASWNVRPKREKLTELMFEKYNIPAFFLCKNAVLTAFANGRSTGLVIDSGATQTSAVPVHDGYVLQQAIVKSPLAGDFITAQCRQMFEEKNVEIAPPYVIATKEVSKEGGPAIFTKKNNLPSVAKSFHRHMVNETIQDFQASVLQVSDGPYDESALESIPGVVYEFPNGYNDIFGVERFKICEGLFDPSNVKGIEGSTAIGVTQVVTTSVGMTDIDIRAGLFGSVIVTGGNTLLQGFIDRLNRELLSKTPPSMRLKLISNNTPMERRFNPWIGGSILASLGSFQQMWISKQEYEDQGKGSVERKCP from the exons ATGAGTGGAGGGGTGTATGGAGGAG ACGAAGTTGGTGGGATCGTGTTTGACATTGGCGCGCATTCAGTGCGTGCAGGATATGCCGGCGAAGACTGTCCAAAG TATGATGTTCCTACATTTGTGGGAACTTTGGATGAAGGAACTAAGGATGAGATAATGCAAACTGATGTTCCTTCTGAAG aaAAACCCAAACTTCCTGAGAAAAAATACTTCATCGATACAAATAGTATTCACCTTCCAAAAGAAAACATGGAAATCATAAATCCAGTAAAGGATGGAATGA tTGAGGACTGGGACACATTTGAGAAGATTTTGGATTACATATATGCTAAGGACATCAAGTCTGAGTCATCTCTGCACCCTGTCCTGATGTCAGAGGCTTCT TGGAATGTGCGGCCAAAGCGAGAGAAGCTCACAGAATTGATGTTTGAAAAATACAACATCCcagcattttttctttgcaaaaatgcagtGCTGACGGCTTTTGCAAATGGCAGATCGACAGGACTTGTCATTGATTCAGGGGCGACTCAGACCAGTGCAGTACCAGTTCATGATGGCTATGTTCTCCAACAAGCCATTGTCAAATCTCCGCTGGCTGGAGACTTCATAACGGCTCAGTGTCGCCAGATGTTTGAGGAGAAAAACGTAGAAATTGCTCCTCCTTATGTCATCGCAACCaag GAAGTATCCAAAGAAGGTGGTCCAGCTATTTTCACCAAAAAGAACAACCTTCCCTCAGTGGCGAAGTCATTTCATCGGCACATGGTCAAT GAAACCATTCAAGATTTTCAAGCTAGTGTGCTCCAAGTGTCTGATGGTCCTTATGATGAAAG TGCGCTGGAGAGTATTCCAGGAGTAGTTTATGAATTTCCCAATGGCTATAACGACATTTTTGGTGTGGAGAGATTTAAGATTTGTGAAGGACTTTTTGACCCTTCTAACGTAAAG GGCATCGAAGGAAGCACAGCTATTGGCGTGACGCAGGTTGTCACAACAAGTGTGGGGATGACTGACATTGATATACGAGCT GGTCTGTTCGGTAGTGTCATTGTAACTGGCGGTAATACACTTCTTCAAGGCTTTATTGATAGGCTCAATCGCGAACTCCTGTCAAAGACACCTCCC AGCATGCGTCTAAAGCTTATATCAAATAACACGCCCATGGAGCGAAGGTTTAATCCTTGGATCGGAGGCTCGATTTTGGCATCGCTC